The Bacteroidota bacterium genome window below encodes:
- the mdh gene encoding malate dehydrogenase: MKISVIGAGNVGATCADVIAHRELCNEVILLDIKENFAEGKALDMWQTAPVNNYDTRITGVTNDYERTANSDVVVITSGLPRKPGMSRDDLIATNANIVKSVTQNVVKYSPNTSIIVVANPLDVMTYCTYLNANLPSTKVFGMAGILDTARYKAFLATELNVNPKDIQGMLMGGHGDTMVPLPRYTTVSGIPVTELIAEDKLNAILERTKVGGGEIVKLLGTSAWYAPGAAAAQMAEAIVRNQRRVFPVCAWLTGEYGLKDIYLGVPTILGSNGIEKIIELKLNDAEMKLLHDSAKSVKEVMDVLDNMEKK, translated from the coding sequence ATGAAAATTTCTGTTATCGGCGCCGGAAACGTTGGCGCAACATGCGCAGATGTTATCGCTCACAGAGAGCTATGCAACGAAGTTATCCTTCTCGATATTAAAGAAAATTTTGCCGAGGGCAAGGCATTAGATATGTGGCAGACTGCTCCTGTAAATAATTACGATACAAGAATTACAGGCGTAACCAACGATTATGAAAGAACTGCAAACTCAGATGTAGTTGTTATTACATCAGGACTTCCGCGTAAACCCGGAATGAGCAGAGATGATTTGATTGCTACCAATGCTAATATAGTAAAATCAGTTACACAGAACGTTGTAAAATATTCACCGAACACATCGATTATAGTTGTTGCAAATCCTTTGGACGTAATGACATACTGCACATACTTAAATGCAAACTTACCATCAACAAAAGTTTTTGGTATGGCAGGAATTTTAGATACAGCAAGATACAAAGCTTTCTTAGCAACTGAACTGAATGTTAATCCTAAAGACATACAAGGTATGTTAATGGGAGGACACGGCGATACAATGGTTCCTCTTCCAAGATATACAACTGTAAGCGGTATTCCTGTAACAGAACTTATTGCTGAAGATAAACTTAATGCTATTCTTGAAAGAACAAAGGTCGGCGGCGGCGAAATAGTAAAATTACTCGGCACATCTGCATGGTATGCTCCCGGTGCTGCAGCAGCACAGATGGCTGAAGCAATCGTTAGAAATCAAAGAAGAGTTTTCCCTGTTTGCGCATGGTTAACAGGCGAGTACGGATTGAAAGATATTTATTTAGGCGTACCTACAATTCTTGGTTCAAACGGTATTGAGAAAATCATTGAACTGAAACTGAACGATGCTGAAATGAAATTACTTCATGACTCTGCGAAGTCAGTGAAAGAAGTAATGGATGTATTGGATAATATGGAAAAGAAGTAA
- a CDS encoding VOC family protein yields MKDYLKGAAPAMPCKDVTATIEFYKEKLGFDKTWIHQDFYGGAYNGSVEFHFFKAQGEFTPSYVYTFADNVDEIYEFLKGNGVDIPNPPADQPYNMRDFMAKDNNGNMISFGQEIKK; encoded by the coding sequence ATGAAAGATTATCTTAAAGGCGCAGCGCCTGCAATGCCCTGCAAAGACGTTACCGCTACAATTGAATTTTACAAAGAGAAATTAGGATTTGACAAAACATGGATACATCAGGATTTTTACGGTGGAGCATACAACGGCTCAGTTGAATTCCACTTCTTCAAAGCCCAGGGAGAATTTACTCCTTCCTACGTTTATACATTTGCAGATAACGTAGATGAGATATATGAATTCCTTAAAGGCAACGGCGTAGATATTCCAAATCCTCCTGCTGACCAGCCTTACAATATGCGTGACTTTATGGCAAAAGATAACAACGGCAACATGATTTCATTCGGGCAGGAGATTAAGAAGTAG
- the rpmA gene encoding 50S ribosomal protein L27: MAHKKGLGSSKNGRDSNAQRLGVKKFGSEVVVAGNILIRQRGTKFLPGLNTGLGRDYTIFAMKDGLVKFTDKKGKKTIHVIPAEAAK, encoded by the coding sequence ATGGCTCACAAAAAAGGACTCGGAAGTTCTAAGAACGGTAGAGACTCAAACGCCCAGAGATTAGGCGTAAAAAAGTTTGGCAGCGAAGTAGTCGTTGCAGGTAATATATTAATAAGACAAAGAGGAACAAAATTCCTTCCCGGACTTAACACAGGCTTAGGCAGAGATTATACAATTTTTGCTATGAAAGACGGTCTTGTTAAATTCACAGACAAGAAAGGCAAGAAAACCATTCACGTTATTCCGGCAGAAGCTGCAAAGTAA
- the rplU gene encoding 50S ribosomal protein L21, whose translation MFAIVNIKGSQYRVSEGQKLYVPRFNDEIGAKVTLDNVIMFSADDSTFDIGAPKLNKSVEATVLAHVKDEKVIVFKKKRRKGYKVLRGHRQQYTQISIDKIA comes from the coding sequence ATGTTCGCAATAGTAAATATTAAAGGCAGCCAGTACAGAGTTTCTGAAGGGCAAAAATTGTATGTCCCGCGTTTCAATGATGAAATCGGCGCAAAAGTAACGCTTGATAACGTAATAATGTTCTCAGCAGATGACAGCACATTTGATATCGGAGCACCGAAGCTTAACAAATCAGTTGAAGCTACAGTTCTTGCTCACGTTAAAGATGAAAAAGTAATCGTCTTCAAAAAGAAAAGAAGAAAAGGTTACAAAGTTTTAAGAGGACACAGACAGCAGTACACACAGATTTCGATCGACAAAATAGCTTAA
- the wecB gene encoding UDP-N-acetylglucosamine 2-epimerase (non-hydrolyzing), whose amino-acid sequence MKVTLVAGARPNFMKIAPIIHEIKRIQKLGKKITFRLVHTGQHYDEKLSHSFFKQLNIPEPDVNLGVGSGSHAEQTANIMVKFEKELMANRPDIVLVVGDVNSTMACSISAKKLNIDVAHVEGGIRSRDMEMPEEINRLVTDSIADYFFTTSELANKNLRKEGHSDKKLFFVGNTMIDTLKANLSKLKKPVFFDEYKLKPKKYLVVTLHRPSNVDDADNLKMLLKTLEETSKDYKIVFPVHPRTQKNLKQIKLSDKFIITDPLSYLEFIYLVKNSFAVITDSGGIQEETTVMKIPCVTLRKNTERPETVTEGTNILAGIDTYKFKPYFQKLFSGKWKKGGIPKFWDGKTSPRIVKQLLTIYKNK is encoded by the coding sequence TTGAAAGTAACTTTAGTAGCAGGAGCCCGCCCGAACTTCATGAAGATAGCTCCGATTATTCACGAGATTAAAAGAATTCAAAAGCTTGGCAAAAAAATTACATTCCGTTTAGTTCATACAGGACAGCATTACGACGAGAAACTATCACACAGTTTTTTTAAACAGCTTAATATTCCCGAGCCCGACGTTAATTTAGGAGTCGGGTCCGGCTCCCACGCAGAGCAGACGGCGAATATTATGGTGAAGTTTGAAAAAGAACTGATGGCAAACAGACCTGATATAGTGCTGGTTGTTGGTGATGTAAATTCCACAATGGCATGCAGTATCTCCGCAAAAAAATTAAATATAGATGTTGCTCACGTAGAAGGCGGAATACGCTCACGTGATATGGAAATGCCTGAAGAAATAAACAGACTGGTAACGGATTCAATTGCAGATTATTTTTTTACAACATCTGAGCTTGCCAATAAAAATTTAAGAAAAGAAGGACACAGCGATAAGAAATTATTCTTTGTCGGCAATACGATGATAGATACTCTTAAAGCAAATTTAAGCAAATTAAAGAAGCCTGTTTTTTTTGACGAGTATAAATTAAAGCCAAAGAAATATTTAGTCGTGACTTTGCACAGACCTTCTAATGTTGACGATGCAGATAATTTAAAGATGCTTTTGAAGACTCTTGAAGAAACTTCCAAAGACTACAAGATAGTTTTCCCTGTTCATCCGAGAACACAGAAAAATCTTAAGCAGATAAAGTTATCTGATAAGTTTATTATTACCGATCCGCTCAGCTATCTAGAGTTTATTTATCTTGTGAAAAATTCTTTTGCAGTGATAACAGATTCAGGCGGAATACAGGAAGAGACAACAGTTATGAAAATCCCCTGCGTTACTCTGAGAAAAAATACAGAACGTCCCGAAACAGTAACTGAAGGCACGAACATTCTTGCAGGAATTGATACGTATAAATTCAAACCTTATTTTCAAAAGCTGTTTTCCGGTAAATGGAAGAAGGGCGGAATTCCAAAATTCTGGGACGGAAAAACATCGCCGAGGATTGTCAAGCAATTGCTCACTATATATAAGAATAAATAA